One part of the Aliivibrio fischeri ATCC 7744 = JCM 18803 = DSM 507 genome encodes these proteins:
- a CDS encoding restriction endonuclease subunit S, with protein MSDNKNVPDIRFKGVSGEWEHFSIEYCSSLITKGTTPMTIGRSFVDSGISFVKVESVDEIGNINQSKFAYIDVETDQILARSRIKENDLLISIAGALGRAAIVKKEILPANTNQALAIVRLTNDSPVAVEFLYHFTKTKDFRDFVDASASQGAQPNLSLGDISNVRILAPKKEEQTAIETYFQKLDSLINLHQQKHEKLSNLKKAMLEKMFPKEGNNVPEIRFEGFSGGWIITGLASVALVIDPHPSHRAPDAITDGIPFLGIGDLSEDGKISLKNVRHVHHNIYDEHSVRYKLEKGDFAYGRVASIGKIIDLTINIDKKYTYSPTMALVKPFKLNSEYLKSYLKTNVFKNIVENKTTGSTRKSLGVQNFRELPVCYPTDKNEQEKIGSYFQKLDKLIALQKQQLEKLKNIKKACLDKMFV; from the coding sequence ATGAGTGATAATAAGAACGTGCCTGATATTCGTTTTAAGGGGGTTAGTGGGGAGTGGGAGCATTTTTCTATTGAGTACTGCTCCAGTTTGATAACTAAAGGTACTACTCCAATGACCATAGGTAGGAGTTTCGTTGATAGTGGTATTTCTTTCGTAAAAGTCGAATCAGTAGATGAAATAGGCAATATAAATCAATCAAAGTTTGCATATATTGATGTTGAGACAGACCAAATTTTGGCAAGATCAAGAATTAAAGAAAATGATTTATTGATATCGATTGCGGGCGCTTTAGGAAGAGCTGCAATAGTAAAAAAAGAAATATTGCCAGCAAATACCAATCAGGCACTAGCTATTGTTAGATTAACAAATGATTCCCCTGTTGCAGTTGAATTTCTATATCACTTTACTAAAACTAAAGATTTTAGAGATTTTGTAGATGCTTCAGCTTCACAAGGTGCACAGCCGAACTTATCGCTTGGCGATATTTCTAACGTAAGAATTCTTGCCCCTAAGAAAGAAGAACAAACCGCTATTGAAACTTACTTCCAAAAACTCGATAGCCTAATCAACCTGCACCAACAAAAGCATGAAAAGCTCAGTAACTTGAAAAAAGCGATGCTAGAAAAAATGTTCCCCAAAGAAGGGAATAATGTTCCTGAGATTCGGTTTGAAGGGTTTAGTGGAGGTTGGATTATTACAGGTTTAGCAAGTGTTGCATTAGTAATAGATCCGCATCCAAGCCATAGGGCACCTGATGCTATAACTGATGGAATTCCGTTCTTAGGAATAGGTGATCTTTCAGAAGATGGAAAAATAAGCCTGAAAAATGTTAGGCATGTTCATCACAATATTTACGATGAACATTCGGTTAGATATAAGCTCGAAAAAGGAGACTTTGCTTACGGCAGAGTTGCGTCGATTGGTAAAATAATAGATCTGACAATAAATATTGATAAGAAATATACATATTCGCCAACAATGGCATTAGTCAAGCCTTTTAAATTAAATTCAGAATATCTTAAAAGTTATCTTAAAACGAATGTTTTTAAAAACATAGTAGAAAACAAAACAACAGGATCTACTCGAAAATCACTAGGAGTTCAGAATTTTAGAGAACTACCTGTATGTTATCCAACCGATAAAAATGAACAAGAAAAAATAGGTTCTTATTTCCAAAAATTAGACAAGCTAATTGCTCTTCAAAAGCAGCAATTAGAGAAGCTTAAAAACATAAAAAAAGCCTGTTTAGATAAAATGTTTGTGTAA
- a CDS encoding type I restriction endonuclease subunit R, with translation MTYTSEAEFEAALIVELGKKGWEKTVLKNATEADLLKNWADILFENNRDIDRLNDTPLSDGEMQQILEQITELSSPLKLNGFINGKTVAITRDNPDDKLHLGKEISLKIYDRREIAAGQSRYQIVQQPRFKSKSKILNDRRGDLMLLINGMPVIHVELKKSGVPVSQAYNQIEKYSDEGVFTGIFSLVQVFIAMEPLETVYFANPGSDGHFNKDFYFHWADFNNEAINNWKDVTATLLSIPMAHQLIGFYTVADDSDGVLKVMRSYQYFAANAISDKVSKADWKSANLLGGYVWHTTGSGKTMTSFKSAQLIANSKDADKVIFLMDRIELGTQSLTEYRGFADGSEDVQGTENTGVLVSKLKSEDPANTLIVTSIQKMSNIHDEEEGLKSKDIELINAKRIVFIVDEAHRSTFGDMLIIIKATFSSAMFFGFTGTPIQDENQKKMNTTSSVFGDELHRYSIADGIRDKNVLGFDPYKVMTFKDKDLRKAVALVKAKASDEKEAIDDPKKKRVYYKYMDSSQVKMAGYLGADGKYVKGIEDYLPSSQYETKEHQTKVIDSILGNWLTLSQNGKFRAIFATSSIPEAITYYRMLRKKAPDLKVTALFDPNIDNGGNVKIKQDGLVEIISDYNERYEQEFTLASYAKFKKDIAARLANKDPYKKIERTPEKQIELLIVVDQMLTGFDSKWLNTLYMDKVLRYENIIQAFSRTNRLFGPDKPFGTICYYRYPHTMEQNINKAVELYSGNKPIGLFADKLEYNLGKMNEIYKDIAELFKNSGVVDFTKLPSDRSVCGKFASLYKNLNAYLEAAKIQGFKWSKLTYDIVDTDRSVDLIFDENIYLILALRYKELSNTGGGDGGDSSSIPFDISGHLTEIDTGLIDAEYMNTRFDKFLKTLEQEGVDSDQVQQTLDELHKSFASLTQDEQKYANMFIHDVRRGNAIFDAGKTFREYIAEYQSKAKNAEIYNIVQVLGLDESKLRSIMNTNVTESNINSYGRFDDLKSSVDKVKAKAYFEKIEGNPIPPFKVNIRVQALLQSFITSGGFEI, from the coding sequence ATGACATATACATCAGAAGCTGAGTTTGAAGCAGCCTTAATCGTTGAGCTAGGTAAAAAAGGATGGGAGAAAACAGTTTTAAAGAATGCCACAGAAGCAGACTTACTTAAAAACTGGGCTGACATTCTTTTTGAAAACAACAGAGACATTGACCGTTTAAATGATACGCCCCTCTCTGATGGCGAAATGCAGCAAATCTTAGAGCAAATCACAGAGCTAAGTAGCCCACTGAAACTCAATGGTTTTATCAATGGTAAAACCGTAGCAATTACTCGTGATAACCCTGATGATAAATTACATTTGGGTAAAGAAATTAGCCTTAAAATATATGACCGTCGTGAAATTGCGGCTGGTCAAAGTCGTTATCAAATAGTGCAGCAACCAAGATTCAAGAGTAAATCTAAAATCTTGAATGATCGTCGTGGCGATCTTATGTTGTTAATTAATGGTATGCCAGTCATCCATGTTGAGTTGAAAAAAAGTGGTGTTCCTGTCAGTCAGGCATACAACCAAATTGAAAAGTATTCAGATGAAGGCGTATTCACTGGCATATTTTCATTGGTTCAAGTGTTCATTGCAATGGAGCCTTTAGAAACGGTTTATTTTGCAAATCCTGGAAGTGATGGTCATTTTAATAAAGACTTTTATTTTCATTGGGCTGATTTCAATAATGAAGCCATAAACAACTGGAAAGACGTTACAGCTACATTACTCTCTATCCCTATGGCACATCAACTTATTGGCTTTTATACCGTTGCAGATGATTCTGATGGTGTTTTGAAGGTAATGAGAAGTTATCAATACTTTGCCGCTAATGCGATATCCGACAAAGTATCAAAAGCGGATTGGAAGAGTGCTAATTTATTGGGTGGGTATGTTTGGCATACCACTGGCTCAGGTAAAACAATGACCAGCTTTAAGTCAGCACAGTTAATCGCTAACTCTAAAGATGCTGATAAAGTCATTTTTCTTATGGATAGAATAGAGCTTGGTACGCAATCTTTGACTGAGTATCGAGGTTTTGCTGATGGTAGTGAAGACGTACAAGGCACAGAGAATACAGGTGTTTTAGTATCTAAACTGAAAAGTGAAGATCCAGCTAATACGTTAATTGTTACCTCTATTCAAAAGATGAGTAATATTCATGATGAGGAAGAAGGACTTAAGTCTAAGGATATTGAGCTAATTAATGCAAAACGAATTGTGTTTATTGTGGATGAGGCTCATCGTTCTACTTTTGGTGATATGTTAATTATCATTAAAGCAACTTTTTCTTCAGCTATGTTTTTTGGTTTTACAGGAACACCTATTCAGGACGAAAACCAAAAGAAAATGAATACAACTTCAAGTGTGTTTGGTGATGAATTACATCGTTATAGTATTGCTGATGGGATCAGAGACAAAAACGTATTAGGTTTTGACCCATACAAAGTTATGACATTCAAAGATAAAGATTTAAGAAAAGCAGTCGCGTTAGTAAAAGCAAAAGCAAGTGATGAAAAAGAGGCGATTGATGATCCTAAGAAAAAGCGTGTTTATTATAAATACATGGACTCTTCACAGGTTAAAATGGCTGGTTATCTTGGTGCTGATGGAAAATATGTAAAAGGGATTGAAGATTATCTCCCATCGTCTCAATACGAAACTAAAGAGCATCAAACTAAGGTCATTGATAGCATTTTAGGAAATTGGTTAACTCTTAGCCAAAATGGAAAGTTCCGCGCTATTTTTGCTACAAGCAGTATTCCTGAAGCAATAACCTATTACCGAATGCTTAGAAAAAAAGCCCCTGATTTAAAAGTGACAGCGTTATTCGATCCTAATATTGATAATGGCGGCAATGTTAAGATTAAACAAGACGGGCTGGTTGAAATTATAAGTGATTATAATGAACGATATGAGCAAGAGTTTACCCTTGCGAGTTATGCTAAATTTAAAAAAGATATTGCAGCAAGATTAGCAAATAAAGACCCATATAAAAAGATTGAAAGAACACCTGAAAAGCAAATCGAATTATTGATTGTTGTTGATCAAATGCTAACAGGTTTTGATTCTAAATGGTTGAACACGCTATACATGGATAAAGTGCTGAGATATGAAAATATCATTCAAGCGTTTTCTAGGACTAACCGTTTATTTGGTCCTGATAAACCTTTCGGTACTATTTGTTATTACAGATATCCGCACACGATGGAGCAGAATATCAATAAAGCCGTTGAGTTGTATTCAGGTAACAAACCAATAGGATTGTTTGCAGATAAGCTTGAGTATAACTTGGGTAAAATGAATGAAATTTATAAAGATATTGCTGAGTTATTCAAAAATTCAGGGGTTGTTGATTTCACAAAATTACCATCAGATCGTTCAGTGTGTGGGAAGTTCGCTTCACTTTATAAAAATCTTAATGCTTACTTAGAAGCCGCTAAGATCCAAGGCTTTAAGTGGAGTAAGTTGACGTATGATATTGTTGATACTGATCGTTCGGTAGATCTGATTTTTGATGAGAATATTTATCTTATCCTAGCTCTTCGTTATAAAGAACTGTCTAATACGGGTGGTGGTGATGGCGGTGATTCAAGCTCTATTCCTTTTGATATATCAGGGCACTTAACTGAGATTGATACAGGGCTCATTGATGCTGAGTATATGAACACACGGTTTGATAAATTCCTGAAGACGTTAGAGCAAGAGGGAGTAGACAGCGATCAAGTTCAGCAAACACTTGATGAGTTGCATAAGTCGTTTGCTTCACTTACACAAGATGAACAAAAGTATGCAAATATGTTTATTCATGATGTTCGTCGAGGTAACGCCATTTTTGACGCTGGGAAAACATTTCGAGAGTACATAGCTGAGTATCAATCGAAAGCGAAGAATGCTGAGATTTATAACATTGTTCAGGTTTTAGGTTTAGATGAAAGTAAGCTTAGAAGTATCATGAATACGAACGTGACTGAATCTAATATTAATAGCTATGGTCGATTTGATGATCTGAAAAGTAGCGTTGATAAAGTGAAAGCCAAAGCCTACTTTGAAAAAATAGAGGGTAATCCAATTCCTCCTTTTAAAGTAAATATCAGAGTTCAAGCATTACTTCAGAGCTTCATTACCAGTGGTGGTTTTGAAATATAG